Below is a genomic region from Neomonachus schauinslandi chromosome 2, ASM220157v2, whole genome shotgun sequence.
ATGTTGTCAAGAATCATGCAATCCTTAAGTGTTTTTCAAGAAACTGGCCATGCATAAAATCCTTGATGTATGAATTCTTTCAGTCCTGCCTTTCTTAATGAATGTTCTGAGAAGACttcaaaaagacaaattaaaatcaGTTGTCCCTGACATGAATATCTAGGAAATATCAAGagctttttaataaattcatttaaggATGAATATAGGccagaatatttttatgttcattCTTAGCACTGATAGATTGTCAACATTCATTAATGTGGGTGCAAATCACATTATATGGCAAAAATcattaatggaaaataaaaattaaatggagatGTCACATATATTATGATGAGCAATTGTTCTACTCCTGCATATAAAAATCACACACGAATATCCTGCAACCAGTTCTTGGTCACTGAGGAGTGTTCACAATTTCTCCTGAGAAATGCGTAACTCCTTGCCCTCTCTCTTCACATCCCCTTCACCAACTTTTGGCTCAAATCTCTGCTCCTTTGCTTCTGAAATTGCCCCAGGTCACCACCGAGGTAGCCAGCCAGTCTAAAAGAATCAAAGTAGCTGTTTTACAGGGTTGTGCTCATTGTTATTTTAGCAAACTCTTTCCATGTTTCGTGTTTCCCTCTGACACACAtctcagaagaatgaaattggctCACGGTTGTGTGTTTGTATTCTCAAAAATCACTGTTCCTGCATAATTGCTTTATATTCAGAATGATCTGACAAGAATCTTCTCTCTCTTATAATTAGGAGTGGTAGAATGTAGTTTGCCATTCCACACTGCCAGGAACAAAACTCCAGTCTCTTACTGCAAACGAAAGAGATTTAAGGAGGTTTAGAAACAAAGTTGTACGGAATTAGTGTTCCATTATTTTCTGCCAAATCAAATTTTGCTGAGTTATAATTACTTCAATTAGAAATAAGTTCCATTTTCCTTGAAATATATACAGATTTGTAATCCAAAGGAATGTTGTTTTGTGCCCCTTCTCTTCTCAACAtccatctctccccctccctccctccctccctccctctctttatctctccccccacccctctcccattTGCAAAGTTGGTAGGAACTAAAAAACAATTTGCCTACTTCTGAATTTTGGAATTTTGTCTGTGTCTAAACCCTGCTCTACAACTGTTAATAACTCCCAGCCTTTTTGGAAAGGTGATAACAAGGCGGTCTTGACATTTAGTGCAAATTCATCCCCACTGCTAGGAAAACCACTAAAGCTGGGGTCTGCTAATGGTGCATCAATAATCTTTCTGTTATAGGTGAAGACTAGTAAAATTAGCACTTAATGTAGGCATTTCTTCCTGGCCTTCCTAAGCAAATTTATGGAAGGAAGTGGATTAGTCTTTCTCTACTCTTAGCTCTTCTACTTTTAATGTATACTTTCTTCCTTGAAGACATTATTCATTTTCATGGATTTCATATCAAGCTCTTGGAGGCTGACTTAGTGCTCTCATAAGCTAGCCTACTATGCCTGTTACCTGACCCCAATCTAATTTTCTGGCCTcatctgcttcctctccctttctcgtCCTTCACTCCTGCCTCCTTTGGTCTTGCCATAGTGGAATTCCTCTGTTCCCCACACGGATGCCCTTTTACATTGCTGTCCTTATTATTCTAatgatcttctttaatttctctatcaAAAAATGCACTCagggggcgcatgggtggctcagttggttaagcgactgccttcggctcaggtcatgatcctggagtcccgggatcgagtcccacatcaggctccctgctcagcagggagtctgcttctccctctgaccctcctccctctcatgttctctgtctctcattctctctcttgcaaataaataaaaatcttaaaaaaaaaatgcactcagCTTAGAGTTTTCTCCCTTATGGGGTCTTCATTTGAAATCCTCTTTTCCAAAGGCatagtaaattttcttttttttttttttaactcccaaagcacttaattctattttaatatttagcatATATCTTTAAAACTATGTaagaattggggcacctgtgtggctcagtcagttaagcctccaactcttgattttggctcaggtcaggatctcagggtcgtgcaatcaagccccatgtcgggctccatgttcagcgcagagtctgtttgagattctctctctccctctccttctgcccttccccctgacTCGTGCTCTCTTCCtccaactaaaataaataaacaagatttttttaaaaactatgtaagggcgcctgggtggctcagttggttaagtgactgccttcggctcaggttatgatcctggagtcccgggatcgagtcccgcatcgggctccctgcttggcggggagtctgcttctccctctgaccctcctcccactcatgctctctgtctctcattctctctctcgcaaataaataaaatcttaaaaaaaaataaaaaataaataaaaactatgtaAGACTTcacacagagtagatgctcaatagatattttcccagctttattgagatataattgacataaatcattgtgtaagtttaagatgtataatgtgttgatttgatattttacaaaattaccACCATAGTCCTACCTAACACCTCTACCACATCACATAACTACACtgttctcggggcacctgggtggctcagtcgttaagcatctgccttcagctcgggtcatgatcccggggtcctgggatcaagccccacatcgggctccctgctccgcaggaagcctgtttctccctctcccactccccctgcttgtgttccctctctcgctatgtctctttctgtcaaataaataatatctttaaaaaaaaataactacactGTTCTCTCTGTAGTGCGAAcatttaagacctactctcttagcaactttcaggtatgtaatacaatattattaactatgatCACCATGCTGGACATGAGGTCCCCAGAATAtcttcatcttataactggaagtttgtactctttgaccagcatctcccatttcccccatcccctagcccctggtaaccactatacTACTccttgtttttttagattctgcatataagtggtaTTGTACAGTATTAGTCTTCCTTTCTgacatttcactcagcataatgtcctcaaagttcatccatgttttctcaaatggcaggatctcctttttcatggctgaacAGCATTCTACTGTGTATGCATACcatatatccattcatccaacaatggacacctaggttgtttccatatcttaatCATCATGGTAATTGAGATcctatttgcatttccttatacaactcaatagcaaaacaaacaaacaaatctgattaaaaatgggcagaatacttaaatacacatttttgcaaagaagacatacaaatggtcaacaggtacatgaaaaggtgctagatatcatttatcatcagggaaatatacaTCAGAACCACAATATCATCTCACCCTCGTTAGAATGGCCGTCctcaaaaagacaaggaatagcaagtggagagaatgtggagaaaagggagccctggTGCATTGTTGgtaaaatgtaaattggtacagtcactatggaaaacagtatgatgtttcttcaaaaaattaaaaatagaaccaccctatgatccagcaattctacttccggGCATTTATCCAAAGGCCATAGTTCTTTAATTAATGAATTACTTATCTTTTATTCTCAGCACTTTCTTTACCATATTCCTAAGGCATTAGAAGTGCCCCTCTCCCTAACACATGGGAGCTGGACATTTCTCTAGAGTGGCCTTGCTCACATTGCAGCACTACTCATCTACATCGTTTCTCCTCTGATCTTGACTACATTGCGAATTCTTCAAGGTCCCAGTCTGTGCTATATTCTCAGAGTCTAACactgtgcctagcacacagtagtcACCCAGTGAGTACTGAGTGCATGAGTGAATAAACTCAAAGGGCAGCATGTCCAGTCCCAGGATTTGTGACTgcaatgactttttttccccactgatgtCCGGCTTTACTTCTCATTTGTGTCATTTGTTTAACTTGTGGATATAGCCGGTTtcctattttactcttttttcttgtttgaaaatATTGTTTCTCCACTGAGCTGTTAACTCATGGAGGTCTTACAGCTCACATCTCCCTAACACAGAAGAATGGATTGCTATAGTGATGCAGGTTCTTAGTGACAGGATTATTTTCTTTGCAGGAATTACCTCTAAAACAATTTCACTGGAGCCTCCATAAAACATAGTTATGTGTTCGGCCAAATGAAATTGTATTACAGGGAATATATGAAAACCCAGTGAAGGTGGTAAAGTTCTTTCAGAAGGGATCTCAGTGGAGATTCTCACAGCACATTAACAACAAGATCATCATCAATTAGTCTGATTGGTATTAGATTCAGTTCATAGTCTAAGTTTTCCAGAGTTTTCATGTAAAACTacaaatttggggaatttttacTATGACTCTCATCCAAAACACTGAACATTGGATAAAGAATCTGAATCTGTTATCTATAAAGCCATGATAAAGTTTCTCCgttttattgtagaaaatatgcaaaaagttcaaatcagaaaatattttgtctcAATTACTTAGTGTTAATGAGAGAacgaaagatttttttttaacttgaagcaCATCTACAGTCGACTTCAAAATACCACTTTTCTCAGTTAGGCAGATAAAACTAGAtttataattacctttttaaaaagctgtcctAATTAGTGGCAATTTAAGTGATGTGAGCATTCAATTATATTGTTTGATTGTCATAGATATTTAATCCTTTTATCCAGGAGCATCCTATATCATGTTTCCTGCTTGCCTTTGTTTTCTGAGGgaacaatgaagaaaacaatccctAGAGAATAAAGGATCTGAAGCCATAAATTACCTGAAAGATTTAGGGATTTATGCCATTTGAAATCTAAACTTAAATGATGTTTTTGTAGGAGGAAAGCAAGTCTCCAGTTAAGTGGAGCTAGTCTCAAAATGCTGAAAAGCTGTGGAAtgtaacatttttgtttgtttgtttcaggccTCTATACCTGGAATAATTACCAGCACAATGTAAGGCCAAGCTCAAGAGCCAGAGCAAAAAATGCAATCAGTTTTATGATGGATTCTTCATGAAATTATCAAGTTATAGTTCCAGAATTGCACAACTTCAACTTATTATCTGCCTAGGTGACATACAGATTGTCCAGGTTCTGTGTTTTTACTACAGGTTTAGTGTTTTatttctggagaagaaaagaaggttgTTGGTCaactatattaaattttattttatttttattttttttaaagactttatttatttatttgacagagagagagatggagcatAAACAGGGGaaatggcaggaagagggagagggaaaaacaggctccccgccgagcagggagcccaatgtggggcttgatcccaacaccctgagatcttgacctgagccaaaggcagccacctaatcaactgagccacccaggcaccccaactatattaaattttaaaacagtacaTTAATTAACACAACTGCATTCCATGTGGCTTGTTACATGTGGTGTGATAGATGGACAAAGCATGATCATTGGAATCCAGGGACAGCTACTATGTGATAATTAACCActttaaactttcttctttttttttttttaaagattttatttatttaacagagagagagatagtgagagcaggaacacaagcagggggagtgggagagggagaagcaggcttcccgctgagcagggagcccgatgtggagctcgatcccaggaccccgggatcatgacctgagccaaaggcagccactaaactttcttctttataaagaAGATATCAATGCATTCCTCATACAGTCGCCATGATGATTAAATAAGGCAACACATTTAAAGGGCTTAGAATGAATGCTTAGCATATTTAGgccattttataaaatagttatGCTTTTATGTACTGAAAAGTCCCATTGCAGCAAAGTCACTGCAAAAGTGCTTAGTCAATAATATGACTGACTTAATATCTTATGGATTAGACACGTAAGGGATTATAGTTCTCATTTAGAAGTTCGGAGTTGATTCAGGACAGAGTCAGCTTCTCATGAATATTATTATCAAGGACCTGGATTCCTTCTATCATGCTGTTCTTAATCCTTGGTTGTGCTTTCATCCTCATGATCACAATATGGCTCCTATACTCCCAGTATCACATCTTAATTCCAGACACAAAAACGGCAAAGATATAAAGATCCAAAAACCTTCTCCACATAGGGATTTTGtccttatttatttgtaaagctAGTCACTTCCCAGCAGACTTCCacttatatattgttttaaaaatattctcatcatgtttaatgcttttttagaaattacaaataagaaaaacagctttttaaaaataaatgtattctaaaCATCAGCCCAATTAGTTGTTTTTATCACAATTTAATGTTTTGTCTCCTTCACAAATGTGAGAAAGTCTTCAGGGCTCAACTGCATGGTTGTAGCGCTGGTCATTGGATGAAAGCACCCTTTTCATGTCCACCTTCCAAACCAGCAGAATCTAGGACAAATTTCGCATCTCCATCGTCACAGTAGAGTGCCAAGGGTGTCGCACAGTCTTGGCCAGCTTTTAGTCTTTCCAGCATGGCTGTTTTATCAGGAAACTGAAGATTTTCACTCCCAGCACCTAACTGCTCGGCAAGTTCATTTGAATCAATTTGTCTATCATGAAGAACTGTCACCAGCCAATAGCCTTTTGTTCTCTTGTCTTTAAGAAATAAGTCCTTATTTTGTGCTCCTTTCAAATGTTGGATACGAGGCAtcatttcttcaactgtaaaCACTTCCGGGGGTTCCAGAACTTTTGTGTGATGGCCACTGCCCCAGCACCCCCTGCACCTCGGCACCTGCCCCTCGGCTCTCCTGGCCAGCAGAGAGAGAATGCCCACTTATATCTTATCAATGACAAAAAACACACCACGTGGTGGTTCAACACAAAGAGTGCTGAGAGCTTTTAGATTTTAACCAGGCACGTACCCAGGCCTCActgctgtgtctgtttctgtatgGATAtgttaaagtaataataaaggaagaaagggaattGGATAGTCAGCCAACAGTGTCAGCCACACTCTTATCCAAATTAAGTATACTGCAGCTTATAAAAAGGCAGGCCTAAGTATGATCTCAAAAGACAagcatagttaaaatattttcaaccaaTTTTCCCTTTCATGAAGGTTCTATATACCATAGTCCAGCTTAGCGAATAAAAGCATTTGAATGGGGCTAGAGTCCTGAGTTCTGACCTTGTATCTGTCACTAGTTTACTGCTTAGCTTTGTGCAAATTACCTAATTATTCTGCATAGCCTTTCCTCTTCCATCAGTTGTGGAGACTGAAAAAGATGATGTCTAACATCACTCTCAGGTCTTAAATTCTGTGGTCTTATGATTGTAATATTTATCTCTTCGTCTTTCAAAAAGTTATAATCCCCAAAGCTTAATAATTTCTTGGAAAAATTGAGCTCTGATTAAAACAATCATCCAAAGGTTGTTTATTGCTCTCAGCACCATGCTAGGCTGCCtataagacacaaaacaaaacagccaaaacaaaacaaaacaaaaaaccaaaacaacagcaacaaaaataagacagaaaacaaGTTGATGAAATGAAGTAATGAAACTAAGTATTCATGACGTGGCCATTAGTCACTGTGTGTGCAGAAGTTCTGAGAAAAGACAGGTCCATATGAAAAAGTTGGAGATAGCACCATGACTGAAATGGAATTGGAACTCATCTGAGcagcatttgaaataaaatccaaagtggAATGAAAGGATTTGGCTAGGTGGAGAAGACACGAAGGAATATCTCAAAGTGTTACAGCATTAACAGAGACTAGAAGGGAAGCTCCCTCTATTGGGGACCAAGGAAAAAGCCTATCCCATTGAGTGAGCAAGTGCATATTGGTGACTAATAGACCATAGGTAGACCATAGAGTTTGTACACCTTTTTCCGGCAATTCTTATGTTTGGGgaacctggggggctcagtcagttaagccttggacccctgatttcagctcaggccttgatctcaggaaGGTGGACtgagccctacatagggctctgtgctcagcgtgagtctgcttaggattctcttcctctccctctgccccaccccacctcccatgcatgccctctctctctctctaaaaaaaaatgacaataataattaaTCTTATTCTTATGCAAATATCTAGCTAAGACCATGGTGCTGCTTCCCCTTTAAGTCTCTCTaccacttgcacacacacatcacacatatTTAGATCCAGAGCTACCTGCACACAGATTCTTGTGACCCCCAAAGTATAATACATCAGTTCATTTCTGTGTCATGTACCAGA
It encodes:
- the LOC110584135 gene encoding LOW QUALITY PROTEIN: putative prolyl-tRNA synthetase associated domain-containing protein 1 (The sequence of the model RefSeq protein was modified relative to this genomic sequence to represent the inferred CDS: inserted 1 base in 1 codon): MANSIQAISDVPTEVNREDPPRKKNWKRQKLLSFGDYNFLKDEEINITIIRPQNLRPESDVRHHLFQSPQLMEEERLCRIIRRAEGQVPRCRGCWGSGHHTKVLEPPEVFTVEEMMPRIQHLKGAQNKDLFLKDKRTKGYWLVTVLHDRQIDSNELAEQLGAGSENLQFPDKTAMLERLKAGQDCATPLALYCDDGDAKFVLDSAGLEGGHEKXCFHPMTSATTMQLSPEDFLTFVKETKH